Sequence from the Babylonia areolata isolate BAREFJ2019XMU chromosome 25, ASM4173473v1, whole genome shotgun sequence genome:
TGGCCAGCATTGCTCCATGAACCGGTGGCAGGGTCGTATACCTCAATGGAATCAGAGTAAAGGTTGTCTTTTGCCCCACGTCGGCGACCCCCAAAGGCATACAGTTTCTCATCCAACACGCACAGGGAGACAAAATCCCGAGGCAGGAGCATGTCTTCAAGGACCTGCCAGTGGTCCTCATCGGGCTGGTAGGAGAAGAACCCCTCCAGGCCCACCACGTAGACACGGCCGTTAAGAATGGTGGCGCTGACACACATGTCGTTGGCTGGAAGAGGGTTGACGCagagagtgcatgtgcgtgttgtgGTGTCGAAGCACTGCACCAAGTTGGTGACCACCTCCTCACTGTTTTTGCCACCAAACAGGTAGATCTTCTTGCCGTTGGACACAAAGCCCATGTTCTCCACTGCAGTTACCAGGTTTGAGCACTCCTCCCACTGTGGATACCAGAAACATAATGGTCACAAAGTGTCAAAAGTCATACTCTGGGTATTCAGTAGTCACTAGTTCAAAGGCAtttgtgagaaagaagaagaaatttagaaAAGGATGAAGAAGGGGAGAAAAGTGAGAAAATAAGAGTatgagaagaaagaagatgaagaaagaaagacatgctaACATCTTGACCACACTGGGGTTCTAATACATTTAGAGATCtgcaaaaataacacaaaaaacccacagatgACTTTCTCCAGGACACACAATAGGACAATCTCCAACTTTCTGAAGTTGACAATTCTAGTGTAGCTGGTATGCATAACATTCATCCCATGACTGATCCCAAGTGAATTCTTCCCAAGATATACAAAGGGAAATAACTAAAATTATTACAACTGATAATTGGAAGGGGTTGTGatcacaaagacagaaaaacatgTAACTGAAATATACCAGTACCAAAGGCTGAACCACTGTTGAACCAAAAGCTTTTAACCCTCTGAATCTTGCTGCAATGCAGCACAGTTCTCACAGTGACTCCATTCTCACCTTGTTGGTCTTGCGTTCCCACACCTCCACAGAGTCCAGCACCTGCTCCTCGTCAAACCCTCCCAACACGAAAATAGTGTCGTCAACTGCCGCCATTGCATGACGGCGCCTCGGCTTGATCATGCTGGCACCACGCAGCCATGACTCAAATGTGGGGTCATATTTCCAAAACTCCCCACTGCGTAGCCCACCAGAAACGAAGATCTCGTCACCGATGGCGCAGGCAGCAAACTCGTTGCGCTTCTTGAAGGGGAGTGGCTTGAGGGAAGTGAACTGGCCAGTGTCTGAGCGATAGCTCTCCACTTCACTGCTGAGCCCTTCTCCAAGTCGGCCCCCCAACAGGATAGCACACTCAAAGTAGGCGAAGGACAGGCGGGGGGTAATCTGTACACAGAAGGCAATGGCCATGATCTGTTTGACATGCTTAAGTAGAAGACGTCAGAcaagacagaagaggagagagggatacagTATTCAAGAGGTAATAAACAAAAAGTGCTCATAATCCAACAAGTTCATGGTGCTCACATTTCTATTTACTCTGTGGACTAGATGATGATCCTATGGATCAACAGTGTTGGTGAACCTGCACATGAATGTCACAAATGATGTTATAAATTAATGGTGTTCAAGATCCCTCACATGAACAAAGTTCAAGAATCTGTTGATTAAAAGATGTCTATAATCAGAGTCGTTAACAACTGTACAATTCTTTTCCCTAAAACTACAGTGGCTTGTATTGCAACATAAGCACCTTTTTCAATTTACTGCACCTCTTGACCTGAGACCAGTGCTTTACAATCCTATTTattaaccttttctttctttctttttttttccattttggctCCATCTCAAACACTGGCTTTGattaaaacatacagacaaacatcaaTTAACAACAGCAAATCAAATAACCAAGACCACCACCAGAACTGACTACTAACCTGAAAGGATGGCAGCATGTGTCGACGTGAGGGCACCGTGTGGTAGAGGAGAGCTGAGTCCAGCAGTTCTCGGCCCTGTTCCACACTGAGATAGTGACCTGCTGACACCACGTCCATCAGGTAGCTACGGTTGATCAGCGGGAACTTGATGCACTTCAACACCTTGTAGGCATGCTGCTGCTTCCGGACATGGTCATGCTCCAGCCATCGCACCGCGGCTTCATACACCTGTTGGCACCACAAGTTTTTGTTACCAGTTCTTCATTGCAGGGACACCTCAGGGCTGTCTTGCAAGCTCTTCTCTGATACCAGTCAAAAGTAAGCAGGGAAAAAAATAATATGTACTTCCTACTTGAAAACAGAACTAAtgagacaacaaaaaaagaaaaaaaaaaaaaagctctctttcatgaagaagaaaaatgatcacTATTATGTATCAAACTGCCTTCAGTATTAAGAAGATTGTTTTGAAACTAGTCCATTATGTAAAGGGCTGTTACAAAACTGATAAAAACTAATCTTTTTTATGACTTCcattaaaaatacaacaaaaccaacaaaaataagcGGAAATAGACAAAATGAAAGATATCAGCCCATGACTTAATCTAATTCTGTTAAACATAACAGAAAAGTAGAGAAGATGACAACCTGGTAAtcaacagagacaggaagaagtTGGATCAAGAAGACAGCAAACTGTTGGAAATGATGTCTTCCCTCCTTATTTTGGATGGTAGCCTCAGGAAATCTTTCACCTTGAAACGGGGTTTTTCTTCTTTACCTGCAGGTAGTTCTCTACTGCTCTGAATATGTACAAATTTTGAACACACATGGTATAGTATCGTCTCTGTTTCCCaatgtctctctcctttttgtgtAATTGATGTTACCcatcacacactccccccccacccccccccccttttttttttttttacaacaaactATTTGCATGTtgcctgactcccccccccccccccccccccccccccccgtataaATAATCTATGAAATCAACTGCTAAATACAAGTCAGAGATCTGTGCTATGAAAGCCCCACCTGCTCTTCAGTGCTGCAGTTCAGATGACGATCTTGTAGTAAGTCAGCAATACATTCCACCGACAGTCGCAGGAAATCTTCGTCCTGAACAACAGTAGTGAAGTGCTGGCAGGCAAACCGCTTGGCAAACTCATACATGGAGCGATGGTTGTGCGCATCGGCAAGTGTCATGGCTGCCAGACAGTTGTCCACATTCATGCAGTCCTGCAGGGCACAGAGAATAAGAGCTGTACTGCCTGTAGAGGGGTGgtattgtcttttgtttgttttgagcatgtgtgtgtaaacattctataaggtgcacatgtatgtctgtgtgtggtgtgtctgtgtgtgaaaattgtAACATTGAActtaagaaatgaaattcatcgaGTGCGGTTGTTTTCACCAAGAAGTTTACCTTTGTTCAAATTCTTCCATGACGAGgggcatacaaacaaacagagaaaacaaactcAAACAAAAGCCAATATGGCACAGCAAAATCACCTGAAAGAAATTCACACACTGTTCCACCAGCGGACCAATCTGGAACATCTGAGCTTGCGTGAAGAGCTCCTGCACAGTGGTGCCCGCTATGTCAACCCTCCCAGTGTAGATAAAGCGCAGGACTTGGGTGAAGACGGTGGAATCGATCTGCTTCATCTCAATCACCTTCTGTCGACTCTCCTCCATACCTGAGGCAAACATGGTGCGGAAGTATGGGGATCCTGCTGCCAGAACCACCTgtgcggaaaaaaaaaattgatgaccATTTTCTTCAACAGGCTGTACAGCATGCTTTTCTTTCTGAAGAATTAATTTACAGCATGACTGCTGTCATTGTACAATCACCCCTGTAGGAAGTTATTtattttcttgctgtttttgtaATCTTAATTATCACAATGAAtgtatgatcatcatgatgatcatcatctttatcatcatccatTACCATTCTGAGAATTTCCTTGCGGGCCTATATGCAAGTTAATTCGCCCAAAAGTGAATACAGAAAACCAATGTCAAGATTATTTGGCAGTTATTTCAAAGATCCCCTCTAacttcatcataataatcatatctCTATAGTCTATAGTGTTCTCTGTGTAGATATCAGTGACTTGATTATACTGTATAAATATTTTTAATTaccttttaatttctttctttcagatttcACCCATACATATCCAATGCTGCTGCTAAACTTTAGAATTTTATTTCTACTGTTCTGATCTGTTGGCAGAAcatcttttttcatttgttcacTTGTGATCAGCtgtatgagaaagaaaaaaagaaaagaaaagaaaagaaaaaaaaagaaactgaagaaactaaAACTTCATAAAAGAGGAAACCTAGCATGTCTGTGTTACgtgcaaaaagaaaatgaaagaaacaaaccctGAGAGTTTGAGGGCAGAGAAGTGGGGATCAACACTATGGCAATTCTCTCACCTTTAGAAACATGATAAGAACAATGATACCATCACAAAAAATATATCATCAGCTCCACCAACTACCCACCTTATGACAAGGAAACTGCTGATTGTCTATGGTGATGGTCAGATCTGTGTAGCCCATGTCCATTCTGAGCTGCTCCAGCTGATCAATGAGCAGCTCCCGGTGCTCACAGCTCACCAGGGAGGCATCCGCTACAGCCATGTCCACATCCTCCATCCCGGCCTCCTCCTCCGTTCTCACAGCATCCCCCTCATCTTTGGCTACCTGTTCTTCCATCTACTCAtagcagagaatgaaagagagagaaaaagacaaaacaaaacaaagacaagatgATAATTCTTTACTTCtgaagataatagataagcaatggtgtgcttttttttttatttttctacatCCAGTCATGGCCCTAAACAGGGTCTACATTACACAATACTAGGGAAAggggacaaagagaggcagacatctgagagggagggaaggtgtgggagagattgggggggggggggggggggggcagaaaaagagatagagggggcaaagtggagagagaggtgggaaggaaggagggaagatgtgggagagaagggaaagggggggtggggggggagagagaaagagtgagagggcaAGTTGGAAGGAgagatgggaaggagggagggaaggtgtgggagagaagggaaaggggggtgggggcagaaagagagatagagggggcgaGGTGGAGGGACAGATGGGAAAGGGGACAAAAGAGAAGCAGACatcagagagggaaagggggagggaaggtgtgggagagaagggtatgtgtgtgtgtggggggggggggggggggggggggggagaaagagagagagatagagagggaattAATTATAATGGAAAATGGGAGAGGCAGTGACACAGATGGTTATGTCTGAATCTAGTGCTTGGCTGATTTtgaagatatatatgtatatatacatatacatacactatgTACTCTTCACTGATTTTATTATTTAAGTTACTTGGATTATGTTAACAGATGGATTGGAAGTTTCCTATTACAGTATTACTATTAGACCGGAGGCAGGCTGTGGTGGTTGACAGTGTGAAGTCAGACTCGGTCGCTTTGAAATTTGGAGTACCTCAGGGATCCGTTCCTGGGCTAAGCTTGTTCTTGGTTTACATGAACGACTTGCCCGTAACTGTCTTCTCATCCACGCGACTCTTTGCAGATGACGCCGCTGTCTACAGGCTAATAACAGCAGGCCAAGACCAGACCCAACTATAAACAGATCTCCAACAACTAGAGAAATGGGAGAAACGATGGGACATGTCATTCCACCCCGGGAAATGTATCACCCTCCCGGTTATCTgtcccaagagaaagaagaagctgcCGACACCAACATACCAGCTGCACAACCAGACTCTTGCAAATGTCACCTCGGCGAACTATTTGGGAGTCACGATCACACAAGACCTAGATTGGGATCTACATGTTCAGAACATCATGAACAAAGCTAACAAAATGTTAGGGTTTTTGCGTCAAAACCTTAGAGTCAGTAACATCAGACTAAAAAATACAGCCTATGAGTATGAGGCTCTGGTGCAGCCTGTTATGGAATATGCAAGCACTGTGTGGGGCCTGTACAAAGGACAGATCACAAAAATTAAGGCCGTGAAACAAAGATCAGCACATTTTGTTTTAAACCGTTACAAAAGAACCGCCAGCGTCACCAACATGTTACACCACCTTGGATGGACATCCCTACAAAGCCGACGCAAGATCGCAAGGCTTACCATGATGTACAAAATCATTAACAACATGGTCCAGGTGGATTTTGGAAAACTTAGTAAATCCGAGGAACCAAAATTGAGAGCACTCaagaagagggacagaagagcTCATTCAAGGTATCTTGCTAGACTTCAGTGTCTACGGGACTACCAGATTCACTCGTTCCTCCCGCGAACCATCTCTGAGTGGAACGATACTTAGACCGAGGCTGTTGTTGGAGCTGTGTCCCCTGGCATGTTCACCTTGGGAGCTCATAAACTGCACCagtagtgtgtttttttgttgttgttgtttagtgcataccccccccccccccccctttaaaagtgtcagaataatcagcCTGTTGATTGTGGACACTCTAGTCTATGGATGATGATGTATCAAATGAAAGTAAGCTCATGAACAAACACACCCCAGTCTGCATGCTCCATGCTGCAGATGATATATTCAATACAGATACTCACATATCATTGTAATGTATCTAAAGTATTAGTCCAAGAAAagtaactactactaatactacttaatttattatcattaagaaTAATGTCCCTGGCATGAGAGCTTGATCTCTGTAACCTTGAACGCCAACGGTGGTTTCTAAGTAAAGTTAAGAAGTTTTCATCTGTCTTCGCTCATGTCTGCAATTGTGTCTGAATccacaacatcatcaaacatttgCAGAACATCTTTTCCACTTTTCCATCTTACCAAGCCCAGACAAGCTCAAAACCATCCTTGATCTGCCTACACCTACCAATGCATCAGAAGTCTGTAGTCTTCTTGGGATGATGAATTTTTGCGGTGCTCATCACATACCAAATTATGCCACATTGACACATGAACTGCGCAATCTAACCAAGAAAACCACACCATGGAGCTGGACAAGCAAGCACGAGGCTGCTCTTTCCAAGTTTAAAATGGCACTCAGCGAAGCAGTAACTCTTGCTTACTTTGATCCAAAAAAGCCAACTCACATCCACACTGATGGCAGTCCAATAGGAATATCTGCAGTTCTCACTCAAGAAGGTCATGTCATTCAGTTTGCAAGCCGTCCTCTCAGTCCAACTGAGCAGAGGTACTCACTTGCAATCACATGGGCTTGCGAGTATTTTCATATATACATCTTTGAAGCCCCATTCACAATCTACACAGATCACAACCGCTTGTGACAATCTTTAACAATCCACGATCCCACTCTTCAGCAAGAATTGAACGTTGGGTGATGAAACTTCAATCCTATGAAATGACAGTTTATTACCAGCCTGGATTTGACAATCCAGCAAACTATCTTAGTCGCCACCCTGTTGCACAATCTTGGATGGGTAGAGAACAAGAGATCACTGAAGAATACATCAACTACCTTGTGAACACAGCCACTCCGAAAGCAATAACTACtgaagaagtagcagcagcaacttCACAAGACTGTACACTTACCACAGTGATCAACTGCATCATCACAAATCAGTGGTTCAAGAAAGATACAGAAGTGGATGAAATGACATTTCATACACTCTACCTTTGTCGATCAGAACTTTCACTCGCTCATGATTCCAGCATCATCCTGAAAGGTCGAGATTGTCCTGCCAGCATCGCTTCATCAGAAAGCAATCAACATTGCGCATTCTGGACATCAGGGCATCGTAAAGACTGTTTCACTTCTTAAAGAGAAAGTATGGTTCAGAAATATGCAACCCTTAGTGGAGAACACTGTCAAGAACTGCATGAAATGTCAAAtttcaacaccaacagcagcgcGAGAACCATTTCAGATTTCAAAACTCCCTGACCACCCCTGGAAAGAACTTGCTGCTGATTTTGGTCATCTTCCTAATGGCCAGTACATCCTAGTTGTCACAGATGAGTATTCTTGCTATCCTGTTGTTGACATCTTGGACTCAATATCAAGTAGGACTGTGATCCACGACTCGATAAAATATTTGCAGAATTTGGAATCCCAGAATCTTTGAAAACAGATAATGGACCACCTTTTAATGGCAAAGACTTTGCACTGTATTGTTCGCATCTGGGTATTACACACCGAAAAATCACTCCATTATGGCCTCGCGCCAATGCTGAAACAGAACACTTTATGCGAACAGTCAAGAAGAACATCAAGAATTCCTCTACCCCCAACTTCAAGCAAGAAATGTATAAATTTCTTCTGGACTTTCGTACAACTCCACATTCTACAACAGGTGTTCCTCCAGCCACAGCATTTTTTGGTAGGAATCTGAGAACCAGACTTCCACAAATTTCTGAACGCCTAGAGGACAACTCTATGAGACAACGTGACGCTGCTCAGAAAGCCACCATGAAAAAGTATGCTGACTCCAAAAACTACGTGAAGCCGTCAAATCTTCGTGTTGGTGATCCTGTCCTGCTGAAAAACCACAACACCATGGAGTCGGATACAGTGTATCAGCCTGTCCCTCTTGTCATCACGCAGAAGAAAGGATCTATGATCATGGCCCAGCGAGGACAACAATATGTCACCCGCAACAGCAGTTTCTTCAAAAAATCTCCCAGACACCCCACTGTTGCAGAGACAGAACCCGATTCTCCAGTGGAACTGAATGAAGATGAACCAGCACATTCCCAATCATCACATGCACATGCTACACCCAACAATTACTCACACCACAATCAGACCCCTGtgactgtgcctgtgtctgtgaagaGTAGGCCAACACGCAACGTGAAATTACCAGAATGCTTTGATGACTTTGTCATGACTTAAAAAGTCACCAAAATTCAAGACTAGCTCACAAACTGTACACCTAAGTTTATACTCCTTTCTGAGTATAATTCATTACAATTCACATGTTTGCTAGCTATACTGAAAGGAAGAAAATCAAATTTCATATCTAACAGACCAACATGACTTTAAAagtttgaaacaaaaaaacaaaaccaaaaaaaacagcaacaaaatgataAGATTAATTTGATTAATTTTTAGTATTTTAAATTATCTTGTTTTAATGTTGATCTTAAAGTTTACTTAAAACTTGCATGTTATAGTAGTAAGAGAGGACAGAACATTTTATTAGAATGTGTTCCATTCAAGTTAATATTTTAATTTTATCACACTGGAGCAGATGGAGAATGAGACTTTTGTGTGGAAAACACTTGACTGTTCAGTGGGTGAACTACTTTTTACATTGTCATAGAGACACATTGAGTATTTGACCTTCTGTGGATCGTTTtgaatattaaaaaacaaaacaaaaaaaaacaaacaagggtatgaaggtttttttttatccGAGGGAATGGGTGATGTAATGTATCTAAAGTATTAGTCCAAGAAAagtaactactactaatactacctaatttattatcattaagaaTAATAACGTCCCTGGCATGAGAGCTTGATCTCTGCAACCTTGAACGCCAACGGTGGTTTCTAAGTAAAGTTAAGAAGTTTTCATCTGTCTTCGCTCATGCCTTCAATTgtgtccacatcatcatcaaacatttgCAGAACATCTTTTCCACTTTTCCATCTTACGAACATTACAATCAtcatttacgtgtgtgtttgactcgtgtgtgtgtgtgtgtgtgtgtgtgtgtgtgtatgtgtatgtgtgtcctgttgagagagactgtgagagcgtaaactttttttttcttcttcttcttccattaatgctcagcggtcataactttgaccattacttaCTAGATCTAGCattttatgcgtgctgggtattttcgtgtctccacaacccacagaacgctgacacgtgcgtatttgatattttgatttttgttgttatttgcatTTTAGGGAGTCTGACAATGTAGTCTGGAAAAAGTAAACAATCACAGCAGCTGTGTCACCACTATTGATACTTAAAAGGTGGATATTTCTTATCACTCGCACTCATGTGTCACTGACTCAGTGATGGACGCTGAAACAATTGTAATTGCAAACTGCAAGCTCAAAAGCTGACCGTTTTGAAATAAATCATGTTAGTAAATTGAATAGACCACAGGGAAATCTTTAACCAATATCCATACCAAAAATAAACAGTCGAAATTTTACCTCCAAATGTAAAACATCATGAGAAGTCTCACCTTCGTACTGATCCCGACCTGCAAAATATTCAGCAACCGGGTTGTGTCACCGTAGGTCAGAGTTCACAGTTAGCCTATTGGGTATTCTAGTGTCTATGATCTATGAGCCAATTTTGACAACAATTTGATAGAAGAGTTCCTAGTTTTAAAACATTTCTTGATatgtaagaaaaacaaatccGTCCAGAAATTTTAGgcaaaaaaaatcaatttgatTTATTTCGAGGAAGGTAGAAACGAGCATGATATGTGGCCTACTTTTCTTCTTACGCCATTGACCCAACGTAGGTGTTAAGCGGTTAAAGGTAAGCAGACGACAGAAATTGGAGGGGGTTATGAAGACGTTATTGTAGCGATTTTTTGTGCACACAAAAGACATCTAAAACAATCTCATGGTATAGTTGGTATGTGACTGGacatttgttgttgtgattgttccTCTGTAGATAAGAGCCTTGAATATCCAACGTTTTGTTCAGTGAACCTCTGGACTCGGTTGCGAAAGAAACAGTGTCAGTTGTGCCAAAATTGGATTGCTCGTTCCGTCATCCCTGTACCGATTTGGATTAACTGTTACTAATTTTTAACAACAAATTATGTTTATCTCTGAAACAAAAGGTCCCAGCCAAACTTAATTACATTGCACAAAATGTGTACTATAGTCGTATAGATTAAAcgttttaaaataaataaacaagcgcTAACTTGTGAAAACGCCCGGGTCGCCAGCATCGAGCACaatcccattcagctcagtggtcgctacacacacacacacacacacacatatcagcctGCACtgtacactcacgcgcgcgcacgcgcggacacacacacacacacacacacacacacacacacacagagcatgttcTCAACTGAAGAAATAACACATATTGATATCAACAAACAATTTTACTGAGAATCGTGCTGTGCGGAATTAGTGTGAATTAGGATTATTATATccatttgcacataattataatGACGCCCCCAGCGGCAAGGAAAATTAATAATACtccgcccctccgccccctctcaaACCCACTCTCCTTCCTCAGTTTTGACCCATTGCATACAATAATTGACATCAAAAGCAGCCAAATTCAATGTTTAAAATCAAATTTTCTCTGCACTTAAAAGTTAATGTGATCTGTAACATATCAATGTGTCATAAAGGAAATGCTATGTTTCAGATTAATGAATTTTACATAAAAAGAGCTTTGATTATAACTATGATTTACAATTGTGTTAATTTTGTGAAACGTTTAATCCTTTGATAATGGACATTGTTCTCTAAAATTCTTGATCGATACCTAATGAAGCTTGTATACCTTGACATTTTTGGTGAAGGTGGAACAACATTATTCCAAAATGGGATACTGATTGAGATACTTGTTATTTCAGGTTAGAACAGGAGAGACAACCGATGGTTCGCAAGAGAGTGATGTCAACACAAGTCAGGATCACAAGACCGTGAAGGAGTTGTCACCGAAGTAagataaataataactataaataTGAGGCAGACACTTGTATTGCGATAGTAGACCTCCAGGTGATAGAGAACACTTGTCAGCACGAGTTCCTTCTTTTAGGTAAGTTTTATCATTATACGATTTAAGAATGTCTAGAGAAGTGTCCAAAgattactttcagtttcagttttgactctctctttctgtctctctctctgtctctctctgtcagtctctctctctctctctctctctctctctctctctgtctctgtgtgtgtgtgtgtgtgtgtgtgtgtgtgtgtgtgtgtgttatcaaactTTCTTCTTCACAATAATGTGGAAAGCCGATAATGTGACTGGGCAATGGTCCCACATGGactggaaaagagaaaagaaaaaataagtgaAGCTTAAAGTAAAGAGCTAGAGGGTACCTCTTGCATGTTCAAATCTGATCGGCCTGTCCGGATACTGAATAGTAGCTGTCATTGTGAATACACCATACTGCCACAGCCCTGTAACAGAGACATTTAACTAGTTTCTACTATAATTATCAGCTAACTTTTTGAAACAGTTAAGATGTTTCAGTTAAAACTACATTGTAAAAGGAAATAAACTTTTAAAGTTACAATACGTAAATTTTGTTGTTATAAAGTGCTTGTTCCATTTGGATACCCCAGGCCCTTACTGGGACAGGACATAGCCTAACTTTAAATGAAAACTGATTATTTGTAATACTTGTAACCATATGAAATATGAAGACCAGTTTTTTGGGTGCTTGATTATTCTCTGATGAGgacctttttgtcttttttattaccAAAATGAGTTGTCTGTTTCATCAAAGGAGAGTAACTGTTGTAATACTGGTTACAAATTATTTCATTTGGACAATTTGGCTGTTATATAATTGATTAattgtcattgctgttatcaaaaatcagtatcttttttcttttgt
This genomic interval carries:
- the LOC143299732 gene encoding kelch-like protein 24, which translates into the protein MEEQVAKDEGDAVRTEEEAGMEDVDMAVADASLVSCEHRELLIDQLEQLRMDMGYTDLTITIDNQQFPCHKVVLAAGSPYFRTMFASGMEESRQKVIEMKQIDSTVFTQVLRFIYTGRVDIAGTTVQELFTQAQMFQIGPLVEQCVNFFQDCMNVDNCLAAMTLADAHNHRSMYEFAKRFACQHFTTVVQDEDFLRLSVECIADLLQDRHLNCSTEEQVYEAAVRWLEHDHVRKQQHAYKVLKCIKFPLINRSYLMDVVSAGHYLSVEQGRELLDSALLYHTVPSRRHMLPSFQITPRLSFAYFECAILLGGRLGEGLSSEVESYRSDTGQFTSLKPLPFKKRNEFAACAIGDEIFVSGGLRSGEFWKYDPTFESWLRGASMIKPRRRHAMAAVDDTIFVLGGFDEEQVLDSVEVWERKTNKWEECSNLVTAVENMGFVSNGKKIYLFGGKNSEEVVTNLVQCFDTTTRTCTLCVNPLPANDMCVSATILNGRVYVVGLEGFFSYQPDEDHWQVLEDMLLPRDFVSLCVLDEKLYAFGGRRRGAKDNLYSDSIEVYDPATGSWSNAGQTPVPMYSYGCVRVFLSVPLKSKRLSQCTSGGVDGTVRN